The sequence TGGTTCCCAACCCTTCTTTTTCCGTTACAGAAATTGGCCTGGATTTTATTATTTTCATGGGGATAACTTCTACCTCAGATACCTTTTTATCCACAATTTTAACCTGACCTATCATAGTTTTTGTGCTTAATTTATCTCGAGAGTTAAATACAAAATTCCCAAGACTATAAAAAATCGGTTTTCCCTTATATATTTCTATCCCCTGAAGCACATGGGGATGATGTCCCATAATTATATCCGCACCAGAATCTATGGCTTTCCTTGCAATAGATATTTCATTTTTTCTGGGAATATCATTTCTTTCAATTCCCCAGTGAATAGAAAGAATTACTATATCTGCTTTCTCTTTCATATCTTTAATTTTTTTATACATTTCATTTACATAAGGTTCATAAGCACTTATGATTCCTGCTCTTTTATCCGTAGCATACCATTTTACGTCGGGAATTACTCTTGAAAAAGCAACTATTCCTACTTTCACTCCATTTTTTTCAATTACCACTCCATTCATTGCTTCCTTTTTTGTTCTTCCCGCACCCGTATATTTTATCCCATAGCTGTCCAAATATTTAAATGTATCCAAAAGTCCGTCATAGCCATAATCCATAACATGGTTATTTGCTAATGTAACTAATTCTATATTTGCATCTTTTATCCCTTGAAGATCCTCAGGGTTCATCCTGAAATTAAACTGTTTATCTTTCCATTTAGTGCCTTTATTAGTAACACTGCATTCCAAGTTTCCAACATTTAAATCCTCTTTCTTCAAATAAGTTTTTGCTTCTTTCCATGGGTACTCAGTGCCTTCTTTTTCAATATACTTTTTAATAGTTCCGTCAAGAAGTATATCTCCCACTAAATTTATATCTATACTTCCCTTAGGTTTCATTTCCTCCGCGGACCCTACACTATTTAAGAAAATTAAGATTATTATAAAAATGAATAAGTATTTCTTCATAGGCGTTACCTCCCCTAATTAAAAGTTCTTCCACATATATTCTATGCACAAATTAGGGTAAAATACTTTCTAATACTCTCACAAAATTTCCTCCAAGTATTTTTTTCACAGTTTCCTCTTTATACCCTCTATTTATAAGTTCTTTAGTAACATTAGGAATACAAGTACAATCTTCCAATCCAACTGCCCCAAAGGATCCCAAATACATGTTGAAATCAAATCCCAGTCCTACATGATCCTCCCCCGCTGTTTCTATCATATACTCCATATGATCCATATAAGTTTCCAAAGTTTCTTTCCCTTGTCCTTCTTTACTTGTAAAATAAGAATTAAGCCCTATAACTCCTCCAGTTTTAGCAATTGCTTTAATTTGATCATCAGTTAGATTTCTTACATGATTTGTAATTTTTTTGGCGTTTGAATGAGAAGCTATAATTGGCTTTGTCGAAATAGCAACAATATCCCAAAATCCTTCTTCATTTAAATGGGAGACATCCACTATTATCCCCAACCTGTTCATTTCCTTTATTGCTTCTTTTCCCATTAAACTTAAACCTCCATTTTCATATGTTCCGCTTGCCAAATAATTTCTCCAATTCCATGTAAGCATTGCACATCTAAGGCCAAGTTCATAAAAAACTCTAAGCATGGAGACTTCATTACTTATAAACTCCAATCCTTCGGCCGACAAAACAAATCCTATTTTTTCCCCTTTAAGTACTTCATTTAAATCATCTTTAGTTTTTATAAGTATTGCATCGGAACAATTATCCAATTCTCCATACAACTCAGAAATCTGAATCATCGCTTCCTTTAAAGAACCTTCCGGATGAAGCTCTTCAAATAAATCTATAAATACAATATTGACTTCTCCTCTTTTTAATAAAGGTATATGAGTTTCAGTTAATATTCTCTTTTTCTTCATCCTATTTTGATACATATGAAGAGGTATATCCGAATGAGCATCTATAACTATGGAATTCTCGTGAATATGTTTATAATTCATAACAGCATCTCCTTTTATTAATAAAATTGTAACATACTTACAATATATATTCTAAAATACTCCAGCAACTTTAGGTTTAATAATCATATATCTCAAGCATTTTTACTACCGTTATTGTCATAAAGCACTTGATCAAACACTATACATAATGCCAATATAAAAGCCGGATCTTCATCTCCGAATATTTCCACTCCATAAGCATCTGAAATGGAAATCCACTTTTTATTTACCCTACAAATTTCGTTTCCATCTTTAAATATGGAAAAGTCATGGGCAAATATATCTCCTTCCAACGTAAAATCTCCAAAATCACTAAAAATATTGAATTTAGGTCTAAAAAATGTGAACTCCTTTTTTACATTAGCTACAATCTTATCTCCCATATATATATAATATTCCGGTAAAAATTTAAATATTTTTTGTTCAATGTATATTAAGTTATTTCCCGACATATCAAATATGTTTAGTTTATTTCCGAAAGAAAAGACCTTTCCTGCTACCTCATATACATTTCGTCCCGATTCGTCCTGGATATCAAATTTATCACCGATAGAAAATATTCTTTCTCTTACTAAATATCTCATTTTATCAGTCCCTCCTTATTTAAAATAACTTGCAGATATTATATTTATTGAATTGTTTCAATAATATTATATAATATTATTAATCAATATCATAGGAAAGAAGGAATTATATTGGAAAGAAGAGATAAAACTAATTATTATTTAGATATTGCGGAAGTAGTAGCAGAAAGAGGGACATGTCTTAGAAGAAATTTTGGAGCAATAATTGTAAAAAACGATGAAATTATCTCTACAGGATATACAGGAGCACCAAGAGGCAGAAGTAACTGTTGCGATTTAAAATACTGTATTAGAGATAAGCTCAACATTCCAAGAGGTACTCAATATGAACTGTGCCGTTCTGTTCATGCAGAAGCAAATGCAATCATCAGTGCATCAAGAAAAGATATGATTGGAGCAACATTATATCTTGTGGGAAAGGAAATGAAAACAGGAGAATTAATTCTCAATGCCAACCCCTGTTCAATGTGCAAAAGATTGATAATAAACTCTGGAATTGAAAATGTAATAATCAGAGATTCTAAAGATGATTACAGAACAATCAATGTAAGATATTGGATTGAAAATGATGAATCATTAAACGGAACTGCAGGATACTAATCATTGTTCTTTAAAGCCGATTTAGCAAGCCCATCGGCTTCTTCATTATATTTATTACCGCTGTGGGCTCTTACTTTTATAAATATAACTTTTAACTTGTCTTTAATTGAATTATAATATTTATTATACTCCTTTGTTTCCGTTTTATTTCTTTTCCACTCCTCTGTACACCATTTTTCAATTC is a genomic window of Acidilutibacter cellobiosedens containing:
- a CDS encoding CapA family protein — its product is MKKYLFIFIIILIFLNSVGSAEEMKPKGSIDINLVGDILLDGTIKKYIEKEGTEYPWKEAKTYLKKEDLNVGNLECSVTNKGTKWKDKQFNFRMNPEDLQGIKDANIELVTLANNHVMDYGYDGLLDTFKYLDSYGIKYTGAGRTKKEAMNGVVIEKNGVKVGIVAFSRVIPDVKWYATDKRAGIISAYEPYVNEMYKKIKDMKEKADIVILSIHWGIERNDIPRKNEISIARKAIDSGADIIMGHHPHVLQGIEIYKGKPIFYSLGNFVFNSRDKLSTKTMIGQVKIVDKKVSEVEVIPMKIIKSRPISVTEKEGLGTTNYLNNISKNFNTKILKDGTVKYLKKVGISYKFQFISL
- a CDS encoding dipeptidase, producing the protein MNYKHIHENSIVIDAHSDIPLHMYQNRMKKKRILTETHIPLLKRGEVNIVFIDLFEELHPEGSLKEAMIQISELYGELDNCSDAILIKTKDDLNEVLKGEKIGFVLSAEGLEFISNEVSMLRVFYELGLRCAMLTWNWRNYLASGTYENGGLSLMGKEAIKEMNRLGIIVDVSHLNEEGFWDIVAISTKPIIASHSNAKKITNHVRNLTDDQIKAIAKTGGVIGLNSYFTSKEGQGKETLETYMDHMEYMIETAGEDHVGLGFDFNMYLGSFGAVGLEDCTCIPNVTKELINRGYKEETVKKILGGNFVRVLESILP
- a CDS encoding LURP-one-related/scramblase family protein, with protein sequence MRYLVRERIFSIGDKFDIQDESGRNVYEVAGKVFSFGNKLNIFDMSGNNLIYIEQKIFKFLPEYYIYMGDKIVANVKKEFTFFRPKFNIFSDFGDFTLEGDIFAHDFSIFKDGNEICRVNKKWISISDAYGVEIFGDEDPAFILALCIVFDQVLYDNNGSKNA
- a CDS encoding deoxycytidylate deaminase, which codes for MERRDKTNYYLDIAEVVAERGTCLRRNFGAIIVKNDEIISTGYTGAPRGRSNCCDLKYCIRDKLNIPRGTQYELCRSVHAEANAIISASRKDMIGATLYLVGKEMKTGELILNANPCSMCKRLIINSGIENVIIRDSKDDYRTINVRYWIENDESLNGTAGY